A window from Thermostichus vulcanus str. 'Rupite' encodes these proteins:
- a CDS encoding pirin family protein, translated as MLALHKREERGHVKIGWLDTYHSFSFGEYYDPRYMGFRALRVINDDRISPSAGFPTHGHRDMEIVTYVLEGSLEHKDSLGTGSVIRPGEIQRMTAGTGIHHSEYNHSAEESVHLLQIWILPEQENLEPSYEQKTTGLVEHPNELRLIASRDGRQGSVTVHQDVNLYAALIEPGHTITQRLDSKRYGWLQMARGNATLNGLPLREGDGVAIAEEAELTLASEDGAEVLLFDLA; from the coding sequence ATGCTGGCTTTGCATAAGCGGGAAGAGCGGGGACATGTCAAGATCGGCTGGCTTGACACCTATCATTCGTTTTCGTTCGGTGAATACTATGACCCTCGGTATATGGGTTTTCGGGCCTTACGAGTGATCAATGATGATCGGATTAGCCCAAGCGCGGGCTTTCCCACCCATGGGCACCGTGACATGGAGATTGTCACCTATGTGTTGGAAGGAAGTCTGGAGCACAAAGACAGCTTGGGAACGGGATCCGTCATTCGCCCTGGTGAGATTCAGCGGATGACAGCAGGTACCGGGATCCACCACAGCGAATACAACCATTCTGCGGAAGAGTCAGTACATCTATTGCAGATTTGGATCTTGCCGGAGCAGGAAAACTTGGAGCCCAGTTACGAACAAAAAACGACTGGATTGGTAGAACATCCAAATGAGTTGAGGCTAATTGCCTCTCGAGATGGCCGCCAGGGATCCGTGACTGTGCATCAGGACGTGAATCTGTATGCCGCGCTCATTGAACCAGGTCACACCATTACCCAAAGATTGGACAGTAAGCGCTACGGATGGCTGCAAATGGCTCGGGGCAATGCTACTTTGAATGGCTTGCCTTTGCGCGAAGGGGATGGGGTGGCTATTGCTGAAGAAGCTGAACTAACCCTTGCTAGTGAAGACGGGGCAGAGGTGCTGCTTTTTGATTTGGCTTAA
- the tsaE gene encoding tRNA (adenosine(37)-N6)-threonylcarbamoyltransferase complex ATPase subunit type 1 TsaE, with protein sequence MQSEGVWADGSPLVLPSAAATQALAALIGQMAEPGLVILLEGNLGSGKTTFVQGLGQGLGIPEPIDSPTFVLLQEYYTGRIPLFHCDLYRLESASAEDLGLEELWNNEGITAIEWPQHLSDLPSTYLWLHLQSDPQIDEFRFLHIKGKGSLTAQLWQQVHSVFSQIPQQKN encoded by the coding sequence ATGCAGAGTGAAGGGGTTTGGGCCGATGGATCTCCTCTGGTGTTGCCCTCTGCTGCGGCTACCCAAGCGCTAGCAGCTTTGATCGGGCAAATGGCGGAGCCAGGGTTGGTCATTCTTTTGGAAGGTAACCTGGGCAGTGGGAAGACCACCTTTGTGCAGGGGTTAGGTCAAGGACTCGGGATCCCCGAACCGATTGATAGCCCCACCTTTGTCTTGCTGCAAGAATACTACACAGGGCGGATCCCCTTATTTCACTGCGATCTTTACCGTTTAGAGTCCGCCTCTGCTGAGGATCTGGGCCTAGAAGAACTTTGGAACAACGAGGGGATTACCGCCATCGAATGGCCCCAACACCTCTCCGATTTACCATCCACCTATCTCTGGCTACATCTACAATCAGATCCCCAAATCGATGAATTCCGCTTTCTCCACATCAAAGGCAAAGGATCCCTGACCGCTCAGCTTTGGCAACAGGTGCACTCTGTGTTTAGCCAAATCCCGCAGCAAAAAAATTAG
- the lgt gene encoding prolipoprotein diacylglyceryl transferase: MFMTLVLQSPGPILFSWGSFSLSWYGLLISLAVLLGLILARHLAQRRGISPQYIPDLLLWLVVGSLPMARLYYVVFEWERYRDGPWWQVLAIWQGGIAIHGALMGGGVALYLFVRRNQLEFWSFADCIVPSVILGQALGRWGNFFNNEAYGKALSPDSALWVQLQLPDGSRVHPTFLYESLWNFGLFGILWGLSYRRNLPPGSLLGLYLVGYSLGRFWIEGLRTDSLMLGPLRVAQVVSLLLIGVGGLLLVGSLRRTPRQTLSLAADQTGRLTTHNRIDNESGHAE, from the coding sequence ATGTTCATGACCTTGGTGTTGCAATCTCCGGGACCAATTCTCTTCTCTTGGGGATCTTTTTCTCTGAGCTGGTACGGTCTGTTGATTAGCTTGGCGGTTTTGCTGGGGTTGATCTTAGCCCGTCATCTGGCTCAGCGTCGTGGCATCTCACCGCAGTACATACCCGATCTTCTCCTTTGGCTGGTGGTTGGATCCCTGCCGATGGCGCGCCTGTACTACGTGGTCTTTGAATGGGAACGCTACCGAGACGGCCCTTGGTGGCAGGTATTGGCCATTTGGCAGGGAGGAATTGCCATCCATGGAGCCCTAATGGGCGGAGGGGTGGCGCTTTACCTTTTTGTGCGACGCAATCAACTGGAGTTTTGGTCATTCGCAGATTGCATCGTCCCTTCGGTCATCCTAGGACAAGCCCTGGGACGATGGGGTAACTTTTTTAACAATGAAGCCTATGGAAAGGCCCTGTCACCGGATAGCGCCCTATGGGTACAGCTCCAACTGCCGGATGGATCCCGGGTTCACCCCACATTTTTGTACGAATCCCTATGGAATTTTGGCCTGTTTGGGATCCTTTGGGGGCTCAGCTACCGCCGCAACCTGCCACCGGGCAGTCTCTTGGGATTGTACCTAGTGGGCTATAGCCTAGGGCGCTTTTGGATTGAGGGCTTGCGTACTGATAGCCTGATGCTCGGGCCTCTGCGGGTGGCTCAAGTGGTGAGTTTGCTATTGATCGGGGTGGGTGGGCTGCTGTTGGTGGGATCCCTGAGGCGCACACCTAGACAAACGCTCTCTTTGGCCGCTGATCAGACAGGCAGGCTCACGACCCACAACCGGATCGATAACGAGTCTGGCCATGCAGAGTGA